A genomic segment from Kineococcus rhizosphaerae encodes:
- a CDS encoding fumarylacetoacetate hydrolase family protein, giving the protein MVPVDPDTNVLPVDADDALLVGRVWDPARGGPVPVAVTRAGVHDLWDEVGTTADLLERADRLDVVRGAVSRAPAWRTADVVAASLARDTTRPRFLAPVDLQVVKACGVTFVDSMLERVIEERVGGDPSRAAQVRESITDAIGGSLAELRPGSQAAARAKAVLQEQGLWSAYLEVGIGPDPEVFTKAPVLASVGLGAQVGVKRSSTWNNPEPELVLVVSSTGAVVGATLGNDVNLRDVEGRSALLLGEAKDNNASSAIGPFVRLFDERFTLDDLRSEEIALVVTGSDGFTLHGRNSLSRISRPFEELVAAALGEHHQYPDGLVLYTGTLFAPTQDRYGAGQGFTHAVGDEVVIASAHLGTLVNTVGIAEELPRWEFGLRALLAHLSSRR; this is encoded by the coding sequence ATGGTCCCCGTGGATCCCGACACGAACGTCCTGCCGGTCGACGCCGACGACGCCCTGCTCGTGGGCCGGGTGTGGGACCCGGCCCGCGGTGGGCCCGTGCCGGTGGCCGTGACGCGCGCGGGCGTGCACGACCTGTGGGACGAGGTCGGCACGACCGCGGACCTGCTGGAACGGGCGGACCGCCTCGACGTGGTGCGGGGCGCGGTCTCGCGCGCCCCGGCCTGGCGCACGGCCGACGTCGTGGCGGCCTCCCTGGCCCGCGACACGACCCGGCCCCGGTTCCTGGCTCCCGTCGACCTGCAGGTCGTCAAGGCGTGCGGGGTCACGTTCGTCGACAGCATGCTCGAACGGGTCATCGAGGAGCGGGTCGGCGGGGACCCGTCCCGGGCGGCGCAGGTGCGCGAGTCGATCACCGACGCCATCGGCGGCAGCCTGGCCGAGCTGCGTCCGGGGTCGCAGGCCGCGGCGCGGGCCAAGGCGGTGCTGCAGGAGCAGGGCCTGTGGTCGGCCTACCTCGAGGTCGGCATCGGCCCCGACCCGGAGGTGTTCACCAAGGCCCCCGTGCTGGCCTCGGTCGGCCTCGGGGCGCAGGTGGGCGTGAAGCGCTCCTCGACCTGGAACAACCCCGAACCCGAACTCGTGCTCGTCGTGTCGTCGACCGGTGCCGTCGTGGGCGCGACCCTGGGCAACGACGTCAACCTGCGCGACGTGGAGGGCCGGTCGGCGCTGCTGCTCGGGGAGGCCAAGGACAACAACGCCTCCTCGGCGATCGGCCCGTTCGTCCGGTTGTTCGACGAGCGGTTCACCCTCGACGACCTGCGCAGCGAGGAGATCGCCCTGGTCGTCACGGGGAGCGACGGGTTCACCCTGCACGGGAGGAACTCGCTGTCGCGCATCAGCCGCCCCTTCGAGGAACTCGTGGCGGCGGCCCTGGGCGAGCACCACCAGTACCCCGACGGCCTGGTGCTGTACACCGGGACGCTGTTCGCCCCCACCCAGGACCGGTACGGCGCCGGGCAGGGTTTCACCCACGCGGTCGGTGACGAGGTCGTCATCGCCAGCGCGCACCTGGGGACCCTCGTGAACACCGTCGGGATCGCCGAGGAGCTGCCCCGCTGGGAGTTCGGGCTGCGCGCTCTCCTGGCCCACCTGTCCAGCCGGCGCTGA
- a CDS encoding phage holin family protein, producing the protein MSEQPNRTAGQLVDELTSDTTQLVRAEIRKGQQELLGKAREASRGAALLGGAAVLGALAAGTSVAFVVRAVGKVVPPPTAAFLTTALYGAGAAALTAAGLQEVRRVGPLWPEETLASVREDVRAARHAG; encoded by the coding sequence ATGAGCGAACAGCCGAACCGCACGGCGGGCCAACTCGTCGACGAACTGACCTCCGACACCACCCAGCTGGTGCGCGCGGAGATCCGCAAGGGGCAGCAGGAGCTCCTCGGCAAGGCCAGGGAGGCGTCCAGGGGCGCCGCCCTGCTGGGTGGAGCGGCCGTGCTGGGCGCCCTGGCGGCCGGGACCTCGGTGGCGTTCGTGGTGCGGGCCGTCGGCAAGGTCGTCCCGCCGCCGACCGCGGCGTTCCTGACGACGGCCCTGTACGGCGCAGGGGCGGCCGCGCTGACGGCCGCGGGCCTGCAGGAGGTCAGACGGGTCGGCCCGCTGTGGCCGGAGGAGACCCTGGCCAGCGTCCGTGAGGACGTGCGGGCGGCCCGCCACGCCGGCTGA
- a CDS encoding putative quinol monooxygenase translates to MILIVVKWPVKPELSDRWPELVREFTDAVRAEPGNLFFDWSRGVEDPNLWTLVEGFADDEAGKVHVASEHFQKAIGQMPDYVAAQPQIIYVEAPDTPGFGPMGEVQPR, encoded by the coding sequence ATGATCCTCATCGTCGTGAAGTGGCCCGTGAAGCCCGAGCTGTCCGACCGCTGGCCCGAGCTCGTGCGCGAGTTCACCGACGCCGTCCGCGCCGAACCGGGCAACCTGTTCTTCGACTGGTCGCGCGGTGTCGAGGACCCGAACCTGTGGACCCTCGTCGAGGGGTTCGCCGACGACGAGGCCGGCAAGGTGCACGTCGCCTCCGAGCACTTCCAGAAGGCGATCGGCCAGATGCCCGACTACGTCGCCGCCCAGCCGCAGATCATCTACGTCGAGGCGCCCGACACCCCGGGGTTCGGCCCGATGGGCGAGGTCCAGCCGCGCTGA
- a CDS encoding urease subunit alpha produces the protein MSLSSRDYAATYGPRAGDRVRLGDTGLVVQVEHDAQAPGEEFLAGFAKTARDGLHLKAARVRETCDVVISNVVVIDAVQGVRKLSIGIREGRISGVGRAGNPDTLDDVDVVVGTGTTIVSGEGLIATAGAIDTHVHLLSPRVMEASLASGVTTIIGQEFGPVWGVGVNSPWALRHAFNAFDAWPVNIGFLGRGSASEPGSSVEALVEGGACGFKVHEDMGAHARALDTALTVAEEHDVQVALHTDGINEALSVEDTLAVLDGRTIHAFHIEGCGGGHVPNVLRMAGEPNVIGSSTNPTLPFGRDAVAEHYHMIISAHGLKEDLPGDAALARDRIRAGTMGAEDVLHDLGVIPITSSDAQGMGRAGETVRRTFAMAGKMKLELGAENPLHDNERALRYVAKLTVNPAIAHGLSHEVGTLEVGKLADVVLWRPEFFGAKPELVLKAGFPAYGVTGDPNAAIDRAQPLVLGPQFGAHGATAADLSVAFTSQAAAEDGNDAMTTRRRRVGVRGTRGIGLASMVRNSRLAQVRVAPSGLVTVDGEPVSSEPAEATSLTRLYHL, from the coding sequence ATGAGCCTGTCGAGCAGGGACTACGCGGCCACCTACGGACCGCGGGCCGGTGACCGCGTCCGCCTCGGCGACACCGGACTCGTCGTCCAGGTCGAGCACGACGCGCAGGCGCCGGGGGAGGAGTTCCTCGCCGGTTTCGCCAAGACCGCGCGCGACGGGCTGCACCTGAAGGCCGCGCGCGTGCGCGAGACGTGCGACGTCGTCATCTCCAACGTCGTCGTGATCGACGCCGTCCAGGGGGTCCGGAAGCTGTCCATCGGCATCCGCGAGGGACGGATCTCCGGCGTCGGTCGCGCGGGGAACCCCGACACCCTCGACGACGTGGACGTCGTCGTCGGGACCGGGACGACGATCGTCTCCGGCGAGGGGCTCATCGCCACCGCCGGGGCCATCGACACCCACGTGCACCTGCTGTCCCCCCGGGTCATGGAGGCCTCCCTCGCCTCCGGGGTCACCACGATCATCGGCCAGGAGTTCGGGCCCGTCTGGGGGGTCGGCGTGAACTCCCCCTGGGCGCTGCGGCACGCGTTCAACGCCTTCGACGCCTGGCCCGTGAACATCGGGTTCCTCGGCCGGGGCTCGGCCTCCGAGCCGGGGTCGTCCGTGGAGGCGCTCGTCGAGGGCGGCGCCTGCGGTTTCAAGGTGCACGAGGACATGGGCGCGCACGCCCGCGCCCTGGACACCGCCCTGACCGTCGCCGAGGAGCACGACGTCCAGGTCGCCCTGCACACCGACGGCATCAACGAGGCCCTCTCGGTCGAGGACACCCTCGCCGTGCTCGACGGCCGCACCATCCACGCCTTCCACATCGAGGGCTGCGGCGGCGGGCACGTCCCGAACGTCCTGCGCATGGCCGGCGAACCCAACGTCATCGGCTCGTCCACGAACCCGACGCTGCCGTTCGGCCGCGACGCCGTCGCCGAGCACTACCACATGATCATCTCGGCCCACGGGCTCAAGGAGGACCTGCCCGGCGACGCCGCCCTGGCCCGCGACCGGATCCGCGCGGGCACCATGGGCGCCGAGGACGTCCTGCACGACCTCGGCGTCATCCCCATCACCTCCTCCGACGCGCAGGGCATGGGCCGGGCGGGGGAGACCGTCCGGCGCACGTTCGCGATGGCCGGGAAGATGAAGCTCGAACTCGGGGCCGAGAACCCGCTGCACGACAACGAGCGCGCGCTGCGCTACGTCGCCAAGCTCACGGTGAACCCCGCCATCGCGCACGGGCTGTCCCACGAGGTCGGGACCCTGGAGGTCGGCAAGCTCGCCGACGTCGTCCTGTGGCGCCCGGAGTTCTTCGGCGCCAAACCCGAACTCGTCCTCAAGGCCGGTTTCCCCGCCTACGGCGTCACGGGCGACCCGAACGCCGCGATCGACCGCGCCCAGCCGCTCGTCCTGGGCCCGCAGTTCGGCGCGCACGGGGCGACGGCCGCGGACCTGTCCGTGGCGTTCACGTCGCAGGCCGCCGCCGAGGACGGCAACGACGCCATGACGACCCGCCGCCGGCGCGTCGGGGTGCGCGGGACCCGCGGGATCGGGCTGGCGTCCATGGTGCGCAACTCCCGGCTCGCGCAGGTCCGCGTCGCCCCCTCGGGCCTGGTGACCGTCGACGGCGAACCGGTGAGCTCCGAACCGGCGGAGGCGACGAGCCTGACCCGGCTGTACCACCTCTGA
- the ureA gene encoding urease subunit gamma, with protein sequence MRLTPSERDRLLIFTVAELARARRARGLRLNVPEATALIADTVCEAARDGSRLAEAKEAGRSVLGPDDVLPGVPDVVPQVEVEAVFDDGTRLVVVTDPFGGGSLGDDAPGAVLPGPDTPLEFADTVTLTVTNTATVPVSVTSHFHFFEVNPRLSFDRVAAYGRRAAIDAGATIRWDPGQTQDVRLTPIGGGRVAIGFAGLVDGPLDAPGAFEQALERARACGYLDRAEHHSDDAGGSR encoded by the coding sequence GTGCGCCTGACGCCCAGCGAACGCGACCGGTTGCTGATCTTCACGGTGGCCGAGCTCGCCCGCGCCCGCCGCGCGCGCGGGCTGCGCCTCAACGTCCCCGAGGCCACCGCGCTGATCGCCGACACCGTCTGCGAGGCGGCCCGCGACGGCTCCCGCCTGGCCGAGGCCAAGGAGGCCGGCCGGTCCGTCCTGGGCCCCGACGACGTCCTGCCCGGGGTCCCCGACGTGGTGCCGCAGGTGGAGGTCGAAGCCGTGTTCGACGACGGCACCCGCCTCGTCGTCGTCACCGACCCCTTCGGCGGCGGCTCCCTCGGCGACGACGCGCCCGGCGCCGTCCTGCCCGGACCGGACACCCCGCTGGAGTTCGCCGACACCGTCACGCTCACGGTGACGAACACCGCCACCGTGCCCGTCAGCGTCACGTCGCACTTCCACTTCTTCGAGGTGAACCCGCGGCTGAGCTTCGACCGGGTCGCCGCCTACGGCCGGCGCGCCGCGATCGACGCCGGGGCCACGATCCGCTGGGACCCCGGCCAGACGCAGGACGTGCGCCTCACTCCGATCGGCGGGGGCCGCGTCGCGATCGGTTTCGCCGGGCTGGTCGACGGCCCCCTCGACGCGCCCGGCGCCTTCGAGCAGGCCCTGGAACGGGCCCGCGCGTGCGGGTACCTCGACCGCGCCGAACACCACTCCGACGACGCAGGGGGTTCTCGATGA
- a CDS encoding APC family permease produces the protein MQRRTHPQEAPVLDPAPPRPAQAPEDHLKAGALGATGITAMVVAAAAPLTVMAGIAPLAISIGGIGAPAGYLAAAVVLALFAVGFTTMTRLTGGAGAFYSYITLGLGRSAGAGAGLLAVVSYNTLQIGVYGLLGTQFQAAFVRLAGVDLPWWLYAVAAIAVVWALGRRGIDVGAKVLGVLLAAETAILAVLVVGVVAHGGHDGLHLSTFSPSALANPGLLGILGFCFAAFAGFESTALYRREAREPDRSIPRATYAAVAFLGLFYALVVWAVVQAVGDAGVVAAAGADPVGLFFTVMDTYVGAWASHVMDVLVLTSVLASQIAFHNAINRYSFTLAQDGLLPAAMAHAHPRFASPARAGAAQSVLALVVVAGFALAGADPYRQLVLLVNTPGAIGVLLLQAITAVAVVVYLHRHGTVRPGVLWASVGATVLLTVALGVLVRHVALLTAAPTSTNVVLVAVVPAVFAVGVLLARVLRRRRPDLYARIGGNP, from the coding sequence GTGCAACGGCGCACCCACCCCCAGGAGGCCCCCGTGCTCGACCCCGCCCCACCCCGCCCCGCGCAGGCACCCGAGGACCACCTCAAGGCCGGAGCGCTCGGCGCCACCGGCATCACCGCCATGGTCGTCGCGGCGGCCGCCCCGCTCACCGTCATGGCCGGCATCGCCCCCCTGGCGATCTCCATCGGCGGCATCGGCGCCCCCGCCGGCTACCTGGCCGCCGCCGTCGTGCTGGCCCTGTTCGCGGTGGGGTTCACGACCATGACCCGCCTGACCGGCGGCGCGGGCGCGTTCTACTCCTACATCACCCTCGGCCTGGGCCGCAGCGCCGGCGCGGGCGCCGGCCTGCTCGCCGTCGTCTCGTACAACACGCTGCAGATCGGCGTCTACGGCCTGCTCGGCACCCAGTTCCAGGCCGCCTTCGTCCGCCTCGCCGGCGTCGACCTGCCGTGGTGGCTCTACGCGGTCGCCGCGATCGCCGTCGTCTGGGCGCTGGGGCGGCGCGGCATCGACGTCGGCGCGAAGGTCCTGGGCGTGCTGCTGGCCGCCGAGACCGCGATCCTCGCCGTCCTCGTCGTCGGCGTCGTCGCGCACGGCGGTCACGACGGGCTGCACCTGAGCACGTTCTCCCCCTCCGCCCTGGCGAACCCCGGTCTGCTGGGCATCCTCGGGTTCTGCTTCGCCGCGTTCGCCGGGTTCGAGTCGACGGCCCTGTACCGGCGCGAGGCGCGCGAGCCCGACCGCTCGATCCCCCGCGCCACCTACGCCGCGGTCGCCTTCCTCGGCCTGTTCTACGCCCTGGTGGTGTGGGCCGTCGTCCAGGCCGTCGGCGACGCCGGCGTCGTCGCGGCCGCCGGCGCCGACCCCGTCGGGTTGTTCTTCACCGTCATGGACACCTACGTCGGCGCGTGGGCCAGCCACGTCATGGACGTGCTCGTCCTCACCAGCGTCCTCGCGTCCCAGATCGCCTTCCACAACGCGATCAACCGCTACTCCTTCACCCTCGCCCAGGACGGGCTGCTGCCCGCCGCGATGGCCCACGCGCACCCGAGGTTCGCCTCCCCCGCCCGGGCCGGGGCCGCGCAGAGCGTCCTCGCCCTCGTGGTCGTCGCGGGGTTCGCCCTCGCCGGGGCCGACCCCTACCGCCAGCTCGTGCTGCTCGTGAACACCCCCGGCGCGATCGGGGTCCTGCTGCTGCAGGCGATCACCGCCGTGGCCGTCGTCGTCTACCTGCACCGCCACGGGACCGTCCGCCCCGGGGTGCTGTGGGCCTCGGTCGGCGCGACGGTCCTGCTCACCGTCGCCCTCGGGGTCCTGGTCCGGCACGTCGCCCTGCTCACGGCCGCCCCCACGTCGACGAACGTCGTGCTCGTCGCCGTCGTCCCGGCGGTGTTCGCCGTGGGCGTCCTGCTCGCCCGCGTGCTGCGCCGCCGCCGTCCCGACCTCTACGCCCGCATCGGAGGGAACCCGTGA
- a CDS encoding amidohydrolase, translating into MNPSLIVLADTIHTLDPDRPHAQAVAVTGGTITAVGDRADVAGWQGQGTEVVDLGAATLVPGLVDGHVHPVMGLNLTNGLDLTGVRSVADLVAALRTLDVARGEWVRGWGLDPNAFEGRPVTSAPLVEALGPDVPAYVVLFDAHSAIASPRALELAGVDGAREFRSGAQVVVADGTPTGHLLEMEAMDLVTAHLPAEDPADRRARFLALLRDMAACGLTAANAMDFEGDSHDLVRAVEHDLPIRLRFAPFVMPVHGRTYLDHVVDLQRAQGARWSVDGAKFMIDGTIDGGTAWLEEADTHGESTAPFWPDPAEYDEALAFLAAHDVPTVTHAIGDAGIRHVLRTVAGLPGNPRVPHRVEHVETLPDDLVGEFARLDVTASMQPTHCTHYTKADHSDNWSQRLGKVRADRGFRTRDLRDAGARLALGSDWPIAPYDPRAIIADAQLRRTAGNHAEEPVLPGQALTARMALEGYTIEAARAAGLAAVAGGLRPGNRADLSAFTLDPLTVDPDEFAQSPVRLTVVDGSVVHRD; encoded by the coding sequence GTGAACCCGTCCCTGATCGTCCTCGCCGACACGATCCACACCCTCGACCCGGACCGCCCGCACGCGCAGGCCGTCGCCGTCACCGGCGGGACGATCACCGCCGTCGGCGACCGCGCCGACGTCGCCGGCTGGCAGGGGCAGGGCACCGAGGTCGTCGACCTCGGGGCGGCGACCCTCGTCCCCGGTCTCGTCGACGGGCACGTCCACCCCGTCATGGGCCTGAACCTCACGAACGGCCTGGACCTCACCGGGGTGCGCTCCGTGGCCGACCTGGTGGCGGCCCTGCGCACCCTCGACGTCGCCCGCGGCGAGTGGGTCCGCGGCTGGGGGCTGGACCCGAACGCCTTCGAGGGCCGGCCCGTCACCTCCGCCCCGCTCGTCGAGGCCCTCGGCCCGGACGTCCCCGCCTACGTCGTGCTGTTCGACGCGCACTCGGCCATCGCCTCCCCGCGCGCCCTGGAACTGGCCGGCGTCGACGGAGCCCGGGAGTTCCGCTCCGGCGCCCAGGTGGTCGTGGCCGACGGCACCCCCACCGGGCACCTGCTGGAGATGGAGGCGATGGACCTCGTCACCGCGCACCTGCCCGCCGAGGACCCCGCCGACCGGCGCGCCCGGTTCCTCGCGCTCCTGCGCGACATGGCCGCCTGCGGTCTGACCGCCGCCAACGCCATGGACTTCGAGGGCGACTCCCACGACCTCGTGCGGGCCGTGGAGCACGACCTGCCGATCCGGCTGCGGTTCGCCCCCTTCGTCATGCCCGTCCACGGCCGCACCTACCTCGACCACGTCGTCGACCTGCAGCGCGCGCAGGGGGCCCGGTGGTCCGTCGACGGCGCCAAGTTCATGATCGACGGGACGATCGACGGCGGCACCGCGTGGCTGGAGGAGGCCGACACCCACGGCGAGTCCACCGCCCCGTTCTGGCCCGACCCCGCCGAGTACGACGAGGCGCTCGCGTTCCTGGCCGCGCACGACGTCCCCACCGTGACGCACGCCATCGGTGACGCCGGGATCCGGCACGTCCTGCGCACCGTCGCCGGACTGCCGGGAAACCCCCGGGTCCCGCACCGCGTCGAGCACGTCGAGACCCTCCCCGACGACCTCGTGGGGGAGTTCGCCCGGCTCGACGTCACCGCGAGCATGCAGCCCACCCACTGCACGCACTACACGAAGGCCGACCACAGCGACAACTGGTCGCAGCGCCTCGGCAAGGTCCGCGCCGACCGGGGTTTCCGCACGCGCGACCTTCGCGACGCCGGGGCCCGGCTCGCCCTGGGGTCGGACTGGCCCATCGCCCCCTACGACCCGCGGGCGATCATCGCCGACGCGCAGCTGCGGCGCACCGCGGGGAACCACGCCGAAGAACCCGTGCTACCCGGCCAGGCGCTGACCGCGCGGATGGCGCTGGAGGGGTACACGATCGAGGCCGCCCGCGCAGCCGGGCTCGCCGCCGTCGCCGGTGGCCTGCGGCCCGGGAACCGCGCCGACCTGTCGGCGTTCACCCTCGACCCCCTCACCGTCGACCCCGACGAGTTCGCCCAGTCCCCCGTCCGGCTGACCGTCGTCGACGGTTCCGTCGTCCACCGCGACTAG
- a CDS encoding agmatine deiminase family protein — MPAEWEPHQRTWMAFPTPNPTFGEDGGPDLARARRAWSAVATTIVGYEPVTVLVNPGDRAQARELLDPRVEIADVAVDDAWLRDSGPTFARRGNSPVAVDWVFNGWGAQSWARWDHDALAARAVAGLTGTPVSGSELTQEGGGFHVDGRGTVLLTETVQLDPHRNPGWTRERVEAEVHGQLGTSTAIWLPRGLTADYGEFGTRGHVDIVAAFTSSGQVLVHTQPDPGHPDHAVSTEVLDLLRSATDARGERLRVAEIPAPRTSEVDGELVDFSYVNHYVANSVVVACAFDDPRDGEAKAVLEAAYPGRTVVTVDARDVFAFGGGIHCITQQQPD, encoded by the coding sequence ATGCCCGCCGAGTGGGAACCCCACCAGCGCACCTGGATGGCCTTCCCCACCCCGAACCCGACGTTCGGCGAGGACGGCGGGCCCGACCTCGCCCGGGCCCGCCGCGCGTGGAGCGCCGTCGCCACCACGATCGTCGGGTACGAACCCGTCACGGTCCTGGTGAACCCCGGCGACCGCGCGCAGGCCCGCGAACTGCTCGACCCGCGCGTCGAGATCGCCGACGTCGCCGTCGACGACGCCTGGTTGCGCGACTCCGGCCCGACGTTCGCCCGGCGGGGGAACTCCCCCGTCGCGGTCGACTGGGTCTTCAACGGCTGGGGCGCCCAGTCGTGGGCGCGCTGGGACCACGACGCCCTCGCGGCCCGCGCGGTCGCCGGGCTCACCGGAACTCCCGTGAGCGGTTCCGAACTCACCCAGGAGGGCGGCGGGTTCCACGTGGACGGTCGCGGGACGGTCCTGCTCACCGAGACCGTCCAGCTCGACCCGCACCGCAACCCCGGCTGGACGCGCGAACGCGTCGAGGCCGAGGTCCACGGCCAGCTCGGCACCTCGACGGCGATCTGGTTGCCGCGCGGGCTGACCGCCGACTACGGCGAGTTCGGCACCCGCGGCCACGTCGACATCGTCGCGGCGTTCACCTCCTCCGGGCAGGTCCTCGTGCACACCCAGCCGGACCCCGGCCACCCGGACCACGCCGTCAGCACCGAGGTCCTGGACCTGCTGCGCTCGGCCACCGACGCGCGGGGCGAGCGCCTGCGGGTCGCCGAGATCCCTGCTCCGCGGACGTCGGAGGTCGACGGCGAACTCGTGGACTTCTCCTACGTCAACCACTACGTCGCGAACTCCGTCGTCGTCGCGTGCGCGTTCGACGACCCCCGCGACGGCGAGGCGAAGGCCGTCCTCGAGGCCGCCTACCCCGGGCGTACGGTGGTCACCGTCGACGCGCGCGACGTGTTCGCGTTCGGCGGCGGGATCCACTGCATCACCCAGCAGCAACCGGACTGA
- a CDS encoding TetR/AcrR family transcriptional regulator C-terminal domain-containing protein has protein sequence MARPTTPLLSREQILRAALDLLDRTGELGLPALARDLGVSTSSLYHHVKGGREEVIEGIRGVLSADGMPTEVVPGEDWREFTRRWARQYRAAFAAHPAAVPLLTAQTVSHPATMASYEALADVLHDAGFDDEELLHAVTVLDCFVLGSALDAGAPVEVWADSGREGSRLSQAIRATRAQPGDRSERAFLLGLDSLLVGLERLRDRA, from the coding sequence ATGGCCCGCCCCACCACCCCGCTGCTGTCCCGCGAGCAGATCCTGCGCGCCGCGCTGGACCTGCTCGACCGCACCGGGGAACTCGGCCTGCCGGCCCTGGCCCGGGACCTGGGGGTCAGCACCTCCTCGCTGTACCACCACGTCAAGGGGGGTCGCGAGGAGGTGATCGAGGGCATCCGGGGGGTGCTGTCGGCCGACGGGATGCCCACCGAGGTGGTGCCGGGTGAGGACTGGCGGGAGTTCACCCGGCGCTGGGCCCGGCAGTACCGGGCGGCGTTCGCCGCCCACCCGGCCGCGGTGCCCCTGCTGACGGCGCAGACCGTCAGCCACCCCGCGACCATGGCCTCCTACGAGGCCCTCGCCGACGTCCTGCACGACGCCGGGTTCGACGACGAGGAACTCCTGCACGCCGTCACCGTGCTCGACTGCTTCGTCCTCGGTTCCGCCCTCGACGCCGGGGCGCCCGTGGAGGTCTGGGCCGACTCCGGCCGGGAGGGGTCGCGGTTGTCGCAGGCGATCCGCGCGACCAGGGCCCAGCCGGGCGACCGGTCCGAACGGGCGTTCCTGCTGGGGCTGGACAGCCTGCTCGTGGGGCTGGAACGGTTGCGGGACCGGGCCTGA